Proteins encoded together in one bacterium window:
- a CDS encoding amidohydrolase, protein MLGAALLVFLGAQPNEAGELETALVRAVAAGEGRVQAWRRDFHSHPELSNRETRTAGVVASVLEGLGLEVRREIAHTGVVGVLRGGGGPGPTVALRADMDALPVTEETGLPFASSVRSTYNGTDVGVMHACGHDAHTAILLGAAEVLAAHRDQLPGNVLFVFQPAEEGAPAGERGGARLMLEEGVFDDPRPDVVLGLHVVPQYEAGKIAVVSGGAMAGSDRLHIRVRGRQTHAAYPWLGIDPITVASRIVLALQAIPGRRADARFPSIVSIGAIHGGVRGNIIPDEVELLGTIRHTEPSMQAELHRMVEETATKIAESADTKAEVEIGIGYPVTYNDASLTERIRPALERAAGPEGVVRGLLRTGAEDFSFFSREVPGVYYWLGIRKPGLPEQDAAPNHSPRFVIDESALPLGVRAMVLTTSDLLIHGTGQAQAR, encoded by the coding sequence ATGCTAGGGGCGGCATTGCTGGTCTTCCTGGGAGCTCAACCGAACGAGGCGGGTGAACTCGAAACGGCCCTCGTGCGCGCCGTGGCCGCAGGAGAAGGGAGGGTCCAGGCCTGGCGGCGGGATTTTCACTCCCATCCCGAACTCTCCAACAGGGAAACCCGCACCGCCGGAGTGGTCGCATCGGTGCTCGAAGGGCTGGGCCTCGAGGTCCGCAGGGAAATCGCACACACGGGCGTCGTCGGTGTCTTGAGGGGTGGCGGCGGCCCTGGGCCCACGGTCGCCTTGCGCGCCGATATGGACGCCCTGCCGGTCACCGAGGAGACGGGCCTGCCCTTCGCCTCCAGCGTTCGATCGACCTACAACGGCACCGACGTCGGCGTCATGCACGCCTGCGGCCACGACGCCCACACGGCCATCCTGCTGGGCGCCGCCGAGGTGTTGGCGGCCCACCGGGACCAGCTTCCGGGCAACGTGCTCTTCGTCTTCCAGCCTGCTGAGGAAGGCGCGCCGGCTGGCGAAAGAGGCGGCGCACGGCTGATGCTCGAAGAGGGTGTGTTCGATGATCCGCGACCCGATGTCGTTCTGGGGCTGCATGTGGTTCCCCAGTACGAAGCCGGGAAGATCGCCGTGGTTTCCGGAGGCGCCATGGCCGGCTCGGATCGACTTCATATCCGCGTGCGCGGCCGTCAAACCCATGCGGCTTATCCCTGGCTCGGGATCGACCCGATCACGGTGGCCTCGAGGATCGTCCTCGCATTGCAGGCGATTCCGGGGCGCCGCGCCGATGCGCGCTTCCCCTCGATCGTTTCGATTGGCGCGATCCACGGCGGTGTGCGCGGCAACATCATTCCGGACGAAGTCGAACTCCTCGGAACGATCCGGCACACCGAGCCGTCGATGCAAGCCGAGCTCCATCGAATGGTGGAGGAAACCGCCACCAAGATCGCAGAGAGCGCCGACACCAAAGCGGAGGTGGAAATCGGCATTGGCTACCCGGTCACCTACAACGATGCTTCCTTGACCGAACGGATCCGACCAGCGCTCGAACGGGCCGCTGGGCCCGAAGGCGTGGTACGCGGTCTGCTTCGAACCGGGGCCGAGGATTTTTCGTTCTTTTCGCGTGAAGTCCCCGGTGTCTACTATTGGCTCGGGATCCGGAAACCGGGGCTGCCAGAACAGGATGCGGCGCCGAACCACTCGCCCCGCTTCGTGATCGACGAGAGCGCGCTTCCGCTCGGGGTAAGGGCCATGGTGCTCACCACCTCGGACCTGCTGATTCACGGCACCGGCCAGGCACAGGCGAGGTAA
- a CDS encoding MFS transporter: MAAGAENGDQEGLTILPLRTKLVYALGDHTVNLALFALLSVFPAFLTEVAGMRPALAGLIPLIGRIVDAITDPAMGRLSDGITWKAGRRRPFLLIGMVPFGLSFGALWWAVPASEGHAQFAYYAGAYVFFSLASTVIAVPYMSLIPEMTSSYDERTSINAARAVGAILGAMLAATLPLVASSLGGGSPGYQRMGIAAGLYAMLPWIFVHAVTFERRGAMESPQAPFVASVRSIVRRKSYQILAGLYLLGRIAIDLTSSMFILFFTYRMQRPEDFTPTLMIFMVMVAVALPIWAAISRRTEKRTIFLFGAAWWIGSQTFLFIAQPDWPSWVVFLGAAIGGVGYAAADMIPWSMLGEVVDEDELESGERREGIYFGLFTFMRKLGGALGVAVAFAVLDWAGYRGGQPVEEAPVLWIRAFTAIIPGIFVFLAAIVALSYPLGRARHTEILQELEQRRAQSTDRG; encoded by the coding sequence ATGGCCGCCGGAGCTGAAAACGGGGATCAGGAAGGTCTGACCATCCTGCCGCTCCGCACCAAGCTGGTCTACGCCCTGGGCGACCACACGGTGAATCTGGCGCTCTTCGCATTGCTCTCGGTCTTCCCGGCGTTCTTGACGGAAGTCGCAGGCATGAGGCCCGCCCTGGCCGGCTTGATTCCGTTGATCGGCCGGATCGTCGATGCGATCACCGACCCGGCGATGGGGCGCCTGTCCGATGGCATCACATGGAAGGCGGGCCGCCGACGCCCCTTCCTGTTGATCGGAATGGTCCCCTTCGGCCTGTCCTTCGGCGCGTTGTGGTGGGCGGTGCCCGCTTCCGAGGGCCATGCCCAATTCGCCTACTACGCAGGCGCCTACGTGTTCTTCAGCCTGGCCAGTACCGTGATCGCGGTTCCGTATATGTCGCTCATCCCCGAGATGACGTCGAGTTATGACGAGCGCACATCGATCAATGCCGCGCGGGCCGTCGGTGCCATCCTCGGCGCGATGCTCGCCGCCACCCTTCCGCTCGTTGCCTCGAGTCTCGGTGGCGGCAGCCCCGGCTACCAACGGATGGGCATTGCAGCAGGACTCTACGCGATGCTGCCCTGGATCTTCGTCCACGCCGTCACGTTCGAGCGGCGCGGTGCGATGGAATCGCCGCAGGCGCCCTTCGTGGCCAGCGTCCGCTCGATCGTGCGACGAAAGTCCTACCAGATCCTTGCCGGCTTGTATCTGCTGGGCCGCATCGCCATCGACCTGACCTCCAGCATGTTCATCCTCTTCTTCACCTACCGCATGCAGCGGCCCGAGGATTTCACGCCGACCTTGATGATCTTCATGGTCATGGTTGCCGTCGCATTGCCCATCTGGGCTGCGATCTCCCGACGCACGGAGAAACGCACGATCTTCCTCTTCGGTGCCGCCTGGTGGATCGGATCCCAGACGTTCCTGTTCATCGCCCAGCCGGATTGGCCCTCCTGGGTCGTCTTCCTGGGTGCCGCCATCGGCGGGGTGGGGTATGCCGCGGCCGACATGATTCCGTGGTCGATGCTCGGCGAAGTCGTCGATGAAGACGAACTGGAAAGCGGTGAGCGCCGCGAGGGCATCTACTTCGGCCTGTTCACCTTCATGCGCAAGCTCGGCGGCGCCCTCGGAGTCGCAGTGGCCTTCGCCGTCCTCGATTGGGCGGGCTATCGCGGCGGTCAGCCCGTCGAGGAAGCGCCAGTGCTGTGGATCCGAGCATTCACTGCGATCATCCCGGGTATCTTCGTCTTCCTCGCCGCCATCGTGGCACTCAGCTACCCGCTTGGCCGAGCCCGCCACACGGAGATCCTCCAGGAGCTCGAACAGCGAAGAGCGCAGTCGACCGACCGCGGATAG